A genomic window from Carassius carassius chromosome 29, fCarCar2.1, whole genome shotgun sequence includes:
- the atg2a gene encoding autophagy-related protein 2 homolog A isoform X2, with translation MSRWLFPWSGSIKKRACRYLLQHYLGHFLEERLSLDQLSLDLYNGSGVIREINLDVWAVNELLDSLGAPLEIVEGFVNSIAVTIPWAALVTEHCTLEVTGLQITCRPKYRTNGNWDSQGWSSCMTSSMQLAQECLKDPPEASEEPPAPLEGLEMFAQTIETVLRRIKVTFLDTIVRVEHHSLDTETGVALEMRIKRVDYCDEAVRDSSQTVPVDIHQPPAFLHKILQLNSVQLLYETLGGSQGLFHSDDMTSSRDTDKMDENDRGDNASDAPQSLHPTPKPTEPLLIGQCSGFIETTVKIKQNEMLPGPKFELDGKVGCLHLLLSPSQITHLTDLMSSLCIETSGNMSTLGGGVSSGGVSRPLGSDDLRLIEEDLSKQLNSEVYDRDLELEAEPYVTSMENVEMFYSMGLGCMTSSVLSTRSGSELSDSDMESSIHSQSSLLQTNPLSPQGMLNCPRRYPVPGSLSSLPQCSRPPKRSSRSSQSEPLKPDFLLRLSLGGVTLTLLEQDPPPGPDGLSSLAEVSQLFFRELGFFKDSMFSERDFHNLRGNFAKACPHSHIRVTGAAVQLACEMRSAGRHTRAMTSDLSFSRLELLECLWDSGGPHYTELLQFQSAGLFTMGTTARPCAQFHHSLSEKPMRKSGSIRRVIRRDSSLRVELGQLSSELDLDIIGRLEDILQALRHSPASPRNTAQTAESHLLELHSSLLLQSPYAVLKVRFPIPDLQPLGLRRPLNQHAVRNEILRLQISNLELKSQQGPDVQQDGPCSPGAKLTKLLEACFTDLQGVYEGWEGEAFPCILVQKSPDPQNPDGIPRIQIRVNEGVCSDSTGVCEGVNRDLGLGSMSLENPCELREKNSSPFSSNRTMFETEEMVIPADPEEMDEFQTQCICQCQYVVDITFPVAYILLPSKEAFLSIYNRINNDLLMWEPPPPPPSPPPAPPSSFQSSRSSSHQHRPKEDEFYFCKSAFRLESDSEEEEPLFFSTNQSKRRKQVEPQSSHALSLLCLSLLIGKGRLQAMTDCKNEAGCKMDFCHGELILDLEGGKIFSVTQHQNNPNLNFLTIESRRVELYHKAEVPDSPIPAKLEMPRFTSPGHLDPTIYPTELGVSSVGGRETDIQMLSTAIKITLDLESNVKEFLVALRLHSATLRHHMALTNHSWHEQIVDFLDVIDDDILGYTPPAVITVLHTHLATCAVDYRPFYLPLRVLFTAESFSLSSNIIVDTATFHLRFILDDSALYLSDKCESDIVDLRRDYVCVLDIDLLELAITTWKGTDSSKLTQPLFELRCSNNVVHVHTCADSCAALVNMLQYLVSQGDLHPPPRYTSPTEIAGQKLLLSESPASLPPCPPAETAEINQCDLTDALIDTERILQEETQDSGSPSIRRASPVSVYLFPGEAPKLRPSVLEGEESDIDGLVSTPMEVHADMMSEEGSEGSTDNDDFCILEAPGMGIPPRDGEPVVTVLSQGPVKVRDGYYSRPRGSSDLLRAPARFPVPQNRVVLREVSVVWHLYGGKDFNGKPSSAHTPHSHKVRSAASGARGSPSRSAGPSRPQNSWRWAGGSGRQHTLLMEIQLTKVSFQHETYPVVAPPAAGPDAEGPLLGEQPISRQVFIVQELEVRDRLASSQINKFLYLYTSESMPRRAHSNMLTVKALQVMPESGLGGPECCLRVSLLPLRLNIDQDALFFLKDFFSNMAAGVHPYLSIDPAAEVRSDAPQKASDDSEPGSGLGHDLAASVETTFSEQSSSSAGSSSSSDHPIYFREFRFTSEVPIWLDYHGKHVVIEQGTFAGILIGLAQLNCSELKLKRLCCRHGLLGVDKVIQYAVNEWLTDIRKNQLPGILGGVGPMHSVVQLFHGVRDLFWIPIEQYRKDGRIIRGLQRGAASFGTSTASAALELSNRLVQAIQATAETVYDILSPTPPLTRYITEGRPAPRPRRTPQPADLREGVAKAYDTVREGVIDTAQTLCDVASRGHEQKGLPGAVGGVLRQIPPTVVRPLIVASEATSNLLGGMRNQIKPDARKEDFLKWRTEDGQE, from the exons ATGTCTCGGTGGCTCTTCCCCTGGTCGGGCTCGATAAAGAAACGGGCCTGTCGGTACCTCCTGCAACACTACCTGGGCCACTTCTTGGAGGAAAGACTCAGTTTGGACCAGTTGAGCTTGGATCTGTACAATGGCAGCGGTGTCATTAGAGAAATTAACCTAGATGTGTGG GCAGTGAATGAGTTGTTGGACTCATTGGGAGCTCCGCTGGAGATTGTTGAAGGTTTCGTGAACAGCATTGCAGTGACAATTCCTTGGGCAGCACTTGTGACAGAACACTGCACCCTTGAAGTCACTGGATTGCAAATAACATGCAGACCCAAATACAGAACCA ATGGAAACTGGGATTCCCAAGGGTGGTCATCATGCATGACGTCCAGCATGCAGCTGGCCCAGGAGTGCCTTAAGGACCCACCCGAGGCGTCAGAAGAGCCTCCTGCTCCACTGGAGGGGCTGGAAATGTTTGCACAGACTATCGAGACAG TCTTGCGTCGAATAAAAGTCACCTTTCTGGACACTATCGTGCGAGTAGAACACCATTCCCTGGACACTGAGACTGGGGTCGCCTTAGAGATGCGCATTAAACG AGTGGACTATTGTGATGAGGCTGTGAGAGACTCAAGCCAGACAGTGCCTGTAGATATCCACCAGCCACCAGCCTTCCTGCACAAGATCCTTCAACTCAACTCCGTACAGCTGCTCTATGAGACTCTCGGAGGATCACAG GGGCTATTTCATTCTGATGACATGACGAGCAGCAGGGACACGGATAAGATGGATGAAAATGATAGAGGTGATAATGCCTCTGACGCCCCTCAATCATTACATCCCACCCCAAAGCCAACTGAGCCTCTGCTGATTGGACAATGCTCTGGATTCATAGAGACAACGGTCAAAATCAAACAGAATGAAATGCTGCCTGGACCCAAG TTTGAGTTGGATGGTAAAGTCGGATGTCTGCACCTGCTGCTATCCCCCAGTCAGATCACACACCTGACAGACCTCATGTCCTCCCTCTGCATCGAGACATCAGGTAACATGAGCACtct TGGTGGTGGTGTATCCAGTGGGGGTGTTTCTAGGCCTCTGGGTTCTGATGATCTGCGATTGATTGAAGAGGATCTTAGTAAGCAGCTGAACTCAGAAGTGTATGACAGAGATCTGGAACTGGAAGCAGAACCATATGTCACCAGCATGGAGAATGTAG AGATGTTTTATTCGATGGGTCTCGGCTGTATGACCAGCAGTGTGTTGTCAACACGCTCTGGGAGTGAACTGTCAGACAGCGATATGGAGTCGTCCATTCATAGCCAGAGCAGCCTGCTTCAAACAAACCCTCTGTCTCCACAG GGGATGCTCAACTGTCCTCGTCGTTATCCTGTACCAGGATCCTTATCTAGTTTGCCTCAATGTAGCAGACCTCCCA aaCGGTCATCTCGAAGCAGTCAATCAGAGCCGCTGAAACCAGACTTCTTGCTCCGCCTCTCTCTGGGCGGAGTCACACTTACTCTGTTAGAGCAGGACCCGCCTCCCGGGCCGGATGGACTGTCCTCATTGGCTGAGGTGTCACAGTTGTTTTTCCGTGAGCTTGGGTTCTTTAAGGACAGCATGTTCAGTGAGAGAGACTTCCACAATCTGAGAGGAAACTTTGCTAAAGCATGTCCCCACTCCCACATCAG GGTGACCGGTGCAGCAGTGCAGCTGGCATGTGAGATGCGTAGCGCAGGGCGGCACACCCGAgccatgacctctgacctctcctTCAGCAGGCTGGAACTGCTGGAGTGCCTGTGGGACTCGGGCGGTCCACATTACACAGag CTTTTGCAGTTCCAGTCAGCTGGTCTATTCACGATGGGCACCACTGCCAGACCCTGTGCCCAGTTCCACCACAGTCTCTCTGAGAAGCCCATGCGTAAG AGTGGAAGCATACGTCGTGTTATACGCAGGGACAGCTCTCTGCGAGTCGAGCTCGGGCAGCTCAGCTCTGAGTTGGACCTGGACATTATAGGCCGACTGGAGGACATCCTGCAGGCCTTGAGGCACAGTCCAGCATCGCCTCGAAACACAGCTCAGACTGCAGAG TCTCATTTGTTGGAGCTCCATTCTTCGCTCCTGCTTCAATCTCCTTATGCCGTGTTAAAGGTCCGTTTCCCCATCCCTGACCTTCAACCCCTGGGGCTGAGGCGGCCTCTGAACCAGCATGCAGTGCGAAATGAGATCTTGAGGCTGCAGATCTCTAATCTGGAGCTGAAGTCTCAGCAGGGGCCAGACGTTCAGCAGGACGGCCCCTGCAGCCCAGGGGCCAAACTCACCAAACTACTGGAGGCCTGTTTCACTGATTTGCAGG gAGTGTATGAGGGCTGGGAGGGAGAGGCATTTCCCTGTATCCTTGTGCAAAAGAGCCCAGATCCACAGAACCCTGATGGCATTCCCAG GATTCAGATACGAGTGAATGAAGGAGTGTGTTCTGACAGTACGGGTGTTTGTGAAGGGGTGAACAGGGATCTGGGGCTGGGCTCCATGTCTCTAGAGAACCCCTGTGAACTCCGAGAGAAGAACAGCTCTCCTTTCTCCTCCAACCGCACTATGTTTGAGACAGAAGAG ATGGTGATCCCAGCAGACCCAGAGGAGATGGATGAGTTTCAGACTCAGTGTATCTGTCAGTGTCAGTATGTGGTTGATATCACGTTTCCTGTAGCCTACATTCTCCTTCCCAGTAAAGAGGCTTTTCTGAGCATCTATAACAG GATTAATAATGATCTGTTGATGTGGgaacctcctccacctcctccgtCCCCTCCTCCGGCTCCTCCCTCTTCTTTTCAAAGTTCTCGTAGCTCCTCCCACCAACACAGACCTAAGGAGGATgaattttatttctgtaaatctGCCTTCAGGCTGG AATCTGACTCTGAGGAGGAGGAGCCTCTGTTCTTCTCAACCAACCAATCAAAACGAAGGAAACAGGTAGAGCCTCAGTCCAGCCACGCCCTCAGTCTGCTCTGTTTATCGTTGTTGATTGGCAAAGGTCGCCTCCAAGCCATGACGGACTGCAAG AATGAAGCTGGATGTAAAATGGACTTCTGTCACGGGGAACTCATTTTGGACTTGGAAGGAGGAAAGATTTTTAGTGTAACGCAACACCAGAACAATCCCAATCTCAACTTCCTTACCATAGAAAGCAGAAGAGTAGAGCTGTACCATAAAG CCGAGGTCCCAGACTCCCCTATTCCTGCGAAACTGGAAATGCCTAGATTCACTTCCCCGGGTCATCTGGACCCTACCATTTACCCCACAGAGCTGGGGGTGAGCAGTGTTGGTGGCCGAGAAACCGACATTCAGATGCTGTCGACTGCCATCAAGATCACATTAGATCTTGAAAGCAATGTGAAG GAGTTTCTGGTCGCACTGCGACTCCACAGTGCTACTTTACGACATCACATGGCGTTAACCAATCATAGCTGGCATGAGCAG ATTGTTGATTTCCTTGATGTCATTGATGATGACATTTTAGGCTACACGCCACCTGCCGTCATCACGGTTCTTCACACTCACCTGGCCACCTGTGCAGTGGACTACAG GCCGTTTTATCTTCCTCTGCGAGTTTTGTTTACAGCTGAATCCTTTTCTTTATCCAGCAACATCATTGTGGACACTGCGACCTTTCACCTCAG GTTTATCTTAGATGACTCTGCATTGTACTTGTCAGACAAATGTGAAAGTGATATTGTGGATTTGAGACGAG actatgtgtgtgtgttagacatTGATCTGCTGGAACTGGCCATAACAACTTGGAAAGGAACTGACTCGAGTAAACTG ACTCAGCCATTGTTCGAGCTTCGTTGTTCTAATAATGTTGTTCACGTGCACACCTGTGCCGACTCGTGCGCTGCTCTGGTTAACATGCTGCAGTACCTGGTGTCCCAGGGCGATCTTCACCCTCCCCCTCGCTACACATCCCCCACAGAGATCGCCGGACAGAAACTTctg CTGTCAGAAAGTCCTGCCTCGCTTCCGCCCTGCCCTCCAGCAGAGACAGCAGAGATTAACCAGTGTGACCTCACAGATGCCTTGATTGACACAGAGAGAATCCTACAGGAGGAGACCCAAGATTCTG GTTCTCCCTCCATTCGCCGAGCCTCACCTGTCTCAGTCTACCTGTTCCCGGGAGAAGCCCCCAAGCTCCGCCCCTCTGTTCTAGAAGGGGAGGAGTCTGATATTGATGGACTGGTCAGCACACCTATGGAAGTTCATGCAGATATGATGTCAGAGGAAGGATCAGAGGGTTCCACTGACAACGACGACTTCTGCATCCTAGAGGCCCCTGGGATGGGCATCCCA CCTAGAGACGGTGAGCCTGTGGTGACGGTGCTTTCCCAGGGCCCTGTTAAGGTGCGGGATGGTTACTACTCTCGGCCTCGGGGCAGTTCAGATCTGCTGCGTGCCCCGGCCCGCTTCCCAGTGCCTCAGAACAGAGTGGTGCTCCGAGAGGTCTCTGTTGTCTGGCATTTGTATGGCGGCAAAGACTTCAATGGCAAACCCAGCTCGGCCCACACACCACACAGCCATAA AGTTCGCTCAGCTGCTTCCGGAGCCCGTGGTTCTCCATCTCGTTCAGCGGGGCCCTCGCGGCCCCAGAACTCTTGGCGGTGGGCTGGAGGAAGTGGGCGGCAGCACACACTGCTCATGGAGATACAACTGACAAAG gtcAGTTTCCAGCATGAGACGTACCCAGTGGTGGCGCCCCCTGCTGCGGGACCAGATGCAGAAGGACCCCTCCTTGGAGAACAGCCTATTTCCCGCCAAGTGTTTATCGTCCAGGAACTGGAGGTGCGAGACCGCCTCGCTTCCTCTCAAATCAACAAGTTCCTGTACCTGTACACCAGTGAGAGCATGCCCCGCAGAGCCCACTCCAACATG TTGACTGTGAAAGCGCTGCAGGTGATGCCTGAATCGGGTTTGGGAGGACCAGAGTGCTGTCTGAGAGTCAGTCTGTTACCACTGCGACTCAATATCGACCAG GATGCACTTTTCTTCTTGAAGGACTTTTTCAGTAACATGGCTGCAGGAGTTCATCCTTACCTATCCATCGACCCTGCAGCTGAGG TGAGAAGTGACGCTCCTCAGAAGGCTTCAGACGACTCTGAGCCTGGCTCTGGACTGGGTCATGATCTGGCTGCTTCTGTAGAAACTACCTTTAGTGAGCAGAGTTCCTCCTCCGCTGGCTCCTCGTCCTCCTCTGACCACCCCATCTACTTCAG AGAGTTTCGTTTCACCTCTGAAGTTCCCATCTGGCTGGACTATCACGGGAAGCATGTGGTTATTGAGCAG GGAACGTTTGCAGGAATCCTGATTGGTCTGGCCCAGCTAAACTGCTCTGAACTAAAGCTGAAGAGATTGTGCTGTAGACACGG gCTGCTGGGTGTTGATAAGGTGATTCAGTATGCTGTGAACGAATGGCTCACAGACATCAGGAAGAACCAGCTGCCGGGGATTCTGGGAGGAGTTGGTCCCATGCATTCTGTCGTACAACTCT TCCATGGTGTGCGGGATTTGTTCTGGATCCCGATAGAGCAGTACCGGAAGGATGGGCGAATTATCCGAGGCCTCCAGAGAGGGGCAGCATCGTTTGGGACCTCCACAGCCTCTGCTGCTCTAGAGCTCAGCAACAGACTAGTACAGGCAATTCAG GCCACTGCGGAGACAGTATATGACATCTTATCTCCGACTCCACCTCTGACACGCTACATCACTGAGGGACGTCCCGCTCCCCGTCCCAGACGCACCCCTCAACCAGCTGACCTCAGAGAGGGTGTGGCCAAGGCCTATGATACCGTCAGAGAG GGAGTGATTGACACAGCTCAGACCCTGTGTGATGTCGCGTCTCGTGGTCATGAGCAGAAAGGTCTTCCTGGAGCAGTGGGCGGGGTTTTGCGTCAGATCCCACCCACTGTAGTCCGTCCACTTATAGTTGCCTCAGAGGCCACTTCTAACCTACTTGGAGGAATGCGGAACCAAATTAAACCAGATGCACGGAAAGAGGACTTCTTAAAATGGCGCACCGAAGATGGCCAAGAATGA